The following proteins come from a genomic window of Gossypium raimondii isolate GPD5lz chromosome 5, ASM2569854v1, whole genome shotgun sequence:
- the LOC105769799 gene encoding protein IQ-DOMAIN 5: MGVSGKWIKALVGLKKSEKSQSSEKVENRATGSKFLHRRKHSVEFDTNELQEELDENAASLAENATTRATIDAAGSPSDAFEVHDALLNEHAREEWAATRIQTAFRGFLARRALRALKGLVRLQALVRGHAVRKQAAITLRCMQALVRVQARVRARRVRLALENQTAQQKLQQQLANEAHVKEIEEGWCDSIGSVEEIQAKLLKRQEAAAKRERAMAYALAHQWQAGSRQQSVPAGFEPDKSSWGWNWLERWMAVRPWENRFLDINLRDGVKIREDSPAEGKNGASSQIKPAMRKPAASSLHANLSNKKTGPSHFDGSDSPPGKSACVLEAVNAPSSKPKSKPNHEDSVEEAGSRPVISSRSHSNPKERLTQSDKQAKRRLSMPNTGGGIVSQTTKLSKTAAKPNPGPHKPIRDRSKLNGRDSNPTKAVAQAVDL; encoded by the exons ATGGGTGTCTCAGGAAAATGGATCAAAGCACTAGTGGGCTTGAAGAAATCAGAAAAGTCTCAATCTTCAGAGAAAGTAGAAAAT AGAGCAACTGGTAGCAAATTTCTTCACCGAAGAAAGCATTCGGTTGAGTTTGATACAAATGAACTTCAAGAAGAGTTGGATGAGAATGCTGCTTCACTAGCTGAAAATGCTACTACTCGTGCAACTATAGATGCTGCTGGCTCTCCTTCTGATGCCTTTGAAGTGCATGATGCACTTCTTAATGAACATGCTAGGGAAGAATGGGCTGCCACGAGGATACAAACTGCTTTCCGAGGATTTCTG gCCAGAAGAGCACTGCGAGCATTAAAAGGATTGGTAAGACTGCAGGCCCTTGTCAGGGGTCATGCTGTAAGAAAACAAGCTGCTATAACTCTTCGCTGCATGCAAGCTTTGGTTAGAGTTCAGGCTCGTGTAAGAGCAAGGCGTGTTCGACTGGCATTAGAAAATCAAACTGCACAACAGAAACTTCAGCAACAACTTGCAAATGAGGCACACGTTAAAGAAATAGAG GAAGGGTGGTGTGATAGTATAGGATCCGTTGAAGAAATTCAAGCGAAGTTACTTAAAAGGCAGGAAGCTGCAGCTAAACGTGAGAGGGCCATGGCATATGCTCTGGCTCATCAG TGGCAAGCAGGATCAAGACAGCAGTCAGTGCCTGCTGGATTTGAACCAGATAAAAGCAGCTGGGGTTGGAACTGGTTGGAGAGATGGATGGCTGTACGTCCATGGGAGAATCGTTTCCTTGACATTAATCTTCGAGATGGAGTAAAGATACGCGAGGATAGTCCTGCAGAGGGAAAGAATGGTGCCAGTTCTCAGATAAAACCTGCTATGAGGAAACCAGCTGCATCAAGTCTTCATGCTAacctttcaaataaaaaaacaggtCCATCCCACTTTGATGGGAGCGATTCCCCACCTGGTAAGTCAGCATGTGTGCTTGAAGCAGTGAATGCGCCATCTTCCAAGCCAAAATCCAAACCAAATCATGAAGATTCTGTTGAAGAAGCTGGCTCAAGACCTGTTATTAGTTCAAGATCTCATAGCAATCCCAAAGAGAGGCTGACACAGTCTGATAAACAGGCCAAGAGGCGATTGTCTATGCCAAACACTG GAGGGGGTATTGTGTCACAAACAACTAAGCTGAGCAAAACTGCTGCAAAACCGAACCCTGGCCCCCACAAACCTATAAGGGATAGGTCCAAGTTAAACGGACGAGACTCAAATCCCACAAAAGCTGTAGCACAAGCTGTTGATCTGTAA
- the LOC105769789 gene encoding glycosyltransferase BC10 has protein sequence MYSTPFILSFSLLLSLPILFFFLAPTFHPHPLPPISVPDELDDLRLFHRATTPSLSSSHLSSSSSPKIAFLFLTNSDLHFLPLWNRFFRTAKTSRYNIYVHADPTVNITRPTKSVFDDRFIPNAKRTFRASATLISATRRLLATAILDDPANAYFAVLSQYCIPLHSFNYIYRSLITAKTFDLTSNSSDLTQYGVRVKYKSFIEIISKEPRLWKRYVARGRFVMMPEVPFEDFRVGSQFFVLTRKHALLVVKDRTLWRKFKLPCYRASECYPEEHYFPTLLSMQDPDAVTRYTLTRVNWTGTVAGHPYMYKPKEVSAKLIYELRKSNYSSSYLFARKFSPDCLKPLMGIADSVILRD, from the coding sequence ATGTATTCCACCCCTTTCATTCTCTCCTTTTCCCTCCTCCTTTCCCTCCctatcctcttcttcttcttagcCCCTACTTTCCATCCCCACCCTCTTCCCCCCATCTCCGTCCCCGACGAACTCGACGACCTCCGTCTCTTCCACCGCGCCACCACCCCTTCCTTATCTTCATCCCATCTCTCCTCCTCTTCCTCCCCCAAAATTGCTTTCCTTTTCTTAACCAACTCCGACCTCCATTTCCTTCCTCTTTGGAACCGTTTCTTTCGAACCGCTAAAACTTCACGCTACAACATCTATGTCCACGCTGATCCCACCGTCAACATTACTCGCCCCACCAAATCCGTTTTCGATGACCGTTTCATTCCCAACGCCAAACGCACTTTCAGGGCTTCCGCCACGCTGATCTCCGCCACCCGACGCCTCCTCGCCACTGCCATCCTCGACGATCCCGCCAATGCTTACTTCGCCGTCCTCTCCCAGTACTGCATCCCTCTCCATTCCTTCAATTACATCTACCGCTCCCTCATCACTGCCAAAACCTTCGATCTCACCTCCAACTCCTCTGATTTGACTCAGTACGGTGTTCGAGTCAAGTACAAATCTTTCATCGAGATTATTTCCAAGGAACCCAGGCTGTGGAAACGGTATGTAGCACGTGGCCGATTTGTGATGATGCCGGAGGTGCCATTCGAGGATTTCCGAGTTGGATCTCAGTTTTTTGTGTTGACTCGGAAACACGCGTTACTGGTAGTCAAAGATCGGACTCTTTGGAGGAAATTCAAGTTACCGTGTTATCGTGCCAGCGAGTGTTACCCGGAAGAACATTATTTTCCgacattgttgtcaatgcaagaCCCAGATGCGGTGACTCGCTATACTTTAACTCGGGTTAATTGGACCGGAACGGTTGCGGGTCACCCCTACATGTATAAGCCGAAAGAAGTGTCGGCCAAGTTGATTTATGAGTTGAGGAAGTCAAATTACTCGAGTTCATACTTGTTTGCTAGGAAATTCTCACCAGATTGTTTGAAACCCTTGATGGGTATTGCTGATTCGGTCATTCTTCGAGATTGA
- the LOC105769467 gene encoding serine/threonine-protein phosphatase BSL3: MDVDSSMVSETDHDQNHHGAMQSPAPMEREQQQQPQQQNQQVENQASTPGPGGSPPSSAQQQAAAAAPAAQGQPQAPVAGPRCAPTYSVVNAIIEKKEDGPGPRCGHTLTAVAAVGEEGTPSYIGPRLILFGGATALEGNSASAGTPSSAGSAGIRLAGATADVHCYDVLTNKWSRITPFGEPPTPRAAHVATAVGTMVVIQGGIGPAGLSAEDLHVLDLTQQRPRWHRVVVQGPGPGPRYGHVMALVGQRYLMAIGGNDGKRPLADVWALDTAAKPYEWRKLEPEGEGPPPCMYATASARSDGLLLLCGGRDANSVPLASAYGLAKHRDGRWEWAIAPGVSPSPRYQHAAVFVNARLHVSGGALGGGRMVEDSSSVAVLDTAAGVWCDTKSVVTSPRTGRYSADAAGGDASVELTRRCRHAAAAVGDLIFIYGGLRGGVLLDDLLVAEDLAAAETTTAASHAAAATATSNARLPGRYGFVDERARQTMAEAVPDGSVVLGNPVAPPVNGDMYADISTENVMLQGSRRMNKGVDYLVEASAAEAEAISATLAAAKARQVNGEVELPDRDRGAEATPSGKHMSTLIKMPDSTGSNSVAPAGVRLHHRAVVIAAETGGALGGMVRQLSIDQFENEGRRVSYGTPENATAARKLLDRQMSINSVPKKVIAHLLKPRGWKPPVCRQFFLDCNEIADLCESAERIFTVEPTVLQLKAPIKIFGDLHGQFGDLMRLFDEYGAPSTAGDIAYIDYLFLGDYVDRGQHSLETITLLLALKVEYPNNVHLIRGNHEAADINALFGFRIECIERMGERDGIWVWHRINRLFNWLPLAALIEKKIICMHGGIGRSINHVEQIENLQRPITMEAGSIVLMDLLWSDPTENDSVEGLRPNARGPGLVTFGPDRVMEFCNNNDLQLIVRAHECVMDGFERFAQGHLITLFSATNYCGTANNAGAILVLGRDLVVVPKLIHPLPPAMSSPEASPERHIEDTWMQELNANRPPTPTRGRPQVANDRGSLAWI, from the exons ATGGATGTGGATTCGTCGATGGTGTCAGAGACCGATCACGATCAGAATCACCACGGAGCTATGCAATCCCCGGCACCAATGGAGAGGGAACAACAGCAACAACCACAACAACAAAACCAACAAGTAGAGAACCAGGCTTCGACACCGGGACCTGGTGGATCTCCGCCTTCTTCGGCGCAACAACAGGCTGCAGCAGCCGCGCCTGCTGCTCAAGGACAGCCGCAAGCACCAGTGGCGGGGCCGAGGTGCGCTCCCACTTATTCGGTGGTGAATGCGATTATAGAGAAGAAAGAAGACGGGCCTGGCCCTAGGTGCGGGCATACTCTAACGGCTGTGGCAGCTGTGGGGGAAGAAGGGACGCCGAGCTATATTGGGCCCAGGTTGATTCTGTTCGGTGGTGCCACGGCACTGGAAGGGAATTCTGCTTCTGCCGGGACTCCATCCTCGGCTGGAAGTGCAGGCATTA GACTAGCAGGTGCTACTGCCGATGTGCACTGTTATGATGTGTTAACTAATAAATGGTCTAG AATCACACCCTTTGGAGAGCCACCTACACCAAGGGCAGCACATGTGGCAACTGCTGTGGGAACTATGGTTGTTATTCAG GGTGGAATTGGCCCAGCTGGTTTGTCTGCTGAGGATCTTCATGTTCTTGACCTCACACAGCAACGACCACGGTGGCATAG GGTTGTTGTTCAAGGCCCTGGGCCAGGGCCACGCTATGGCCATGTGATGGCTTTGGTAGGGCAAAGGTATCTCATGGCAATTGGTGGAAATGATG GAAAACGACCTTTGGCAGATGTATGGGCCTTGGACACTGCTGCCAAGCCTTATGAGTGGCGTAAATTGGAACCTGAAGGGGAAGGTCCACCTCCTTGCAT GTATGCTACTGCAAGTGCACGATCGGATGGCCTTCTTCTGCTCTGTGGAGGGAGAGATGCGAACAGTGTG CCATTGGCAAGTGCATATGGACTTGCAAAACACAGGGATGGCCGTTGGGAATGGGCAATTGCTCCTGGTGTTTCACCATCACCTAGATACCAACATGCTGCt GTCTTTGTCAACGCTAGGCTCCATGTTTCTGGTGGGGCACTTGGTGGCGGACGCATGGTTGAAGACTCATCAAGCGTTGCAG TGTTGGATACTGCCGCGGGAGTTTGGTGTGATACAAAATCTGTTGTTACTAGCCCAAGGACAGGTAGATACAGTGCTGATGCCGCTGGTGGAGATGCTTCAGTTGAGTTGACAAGGCGTTGCAGACATGCGGCTGCAGCTGTTGGTGACCTAATATTCATTTACGGTGGTTTACGTGGTG GGGTGTTACTTGATGACCTACTTGTTGCTGAAGACCTGGCAGCCGCTGAGACAACCACAGCAGCTTCACATGCTGCTGCGGCAACTGCTACTTCTAATGCACGATTACCCGGAAGGTATGGATTTGTTGATGAAAGGGCAAGGCAAACAATGGCTGAAGCAGTACCTGATGGATCAGTTGTGCTTGGAAATCCTGTTGCTCCCCCTGTAAATGGGGATATGTATGCTGACATAAGCACTGAGAATGTCATGCTTCAAGGATCCCG GAGAATGAACAAAGGTGTTGACTATTTGGTTGAGGCATCAGCTGCTGAAGCTGAGGCTATAAGTGCCACACTTGCCGCGGCCAAGGCGCGACAAGTTAATGGAGAAGTTGAACTTCCTGATAGGGATCGAGGGGCTGAGGCTACACCTAGTGGAAAACATATGTCTACCTTGATTAAGATGCCAGATTCTACTGGATCAAATAGTGTTGCACCTGCTGGAGTTCGGCTTCACCATAGAGCT GTTGTTATAGCTGCAGAGACTGGTGGAGCTTTAGGGGGGATGGTCAGACAGCTTTCTATTGACCAATTTGAAAATGAGGGCAGACGGGTTAGCTATGGGACTCCTGAGAATGCAACTGCAGCTAGGAAACTATTAGATAGACAGATGTCAATCAATAGTGTCCCCAAAAAG GTCATTGCACATCTTCTGAAGCCTCGTGGTTGGAAACCACCAGTTTGTCGACAGTTTTTCTTAGACTGCAACGAAATAGCAGATCTCTGTGAAAGTGCTGAACGAATATTTACTGTTGAACCAACTGTTCTACAGCTGAAAGCTCCTATTAAGATTTTTGGTGATCTACATGGTCAATTTGGGGATCTTATGCGTCTTTTCGATGAATATGGTGCACCTTCAACAGCTGGGGACATTGC GTATATCGATTATCTCTTCTTAGGGGATTATGTGGACCGGGGCCAACACAGCTTGGAGACCATTACTCTTCTGCTTGCATTGAAG GTTGAGTATCCCAATAATGTACATTTAATTCGAGGGAATCATGAAGCTGCGGATATCAATGCACTTTTTGGCTTCCGGATTGAGTGTATTGAGCGCATG GGTGAGAGAGATGGAATATGGGTGTGGCACCGCATAAACCGTTTATTCAATTGGCTTCCTTTGGCAGCtctaattgaaaagaaaatcatttgTATGCATGGTGGCATTGGTCGGTCTATAAATCATGTGGAACAGATTGAGAATTTACAGCGCCCAATTACAATGGAAGCAGGCTCGATTGTTCTCATGGATTTATTATG GTCTGATCCAACAGAAAATGATAGTGTAGAAGGGTTGCGACCAAATGCTAGAGGTCCAGGGTTGGTTACTTTTGGG CCTGATCGTGTTATGGAATTCTGCAATAACAATGATCTCCAGTTGATTGTTCGTGCTCATGAGTGTGTTATGGATGGTTTCGAGCGGTTTGCCCAGGGACACTTAATTACCCTTTTCTCTGCTACCAATTATTGTG GTACTGCTAATAATGCTGGTGCAATCTTAGTTTTGGGTAGAGATCTTGTGGTAGTTCCTAAACTCATTCATCCTTTACCCCCAGCAATGTCATCACCAGAAGCATCCCCAGAACGTCATATAGAAGATACATGGATGCAG GAGCTGAATGCTAACAGACCTCCAACACCAACTAGAGGTCGTCCTCAAGTAGCAAATGATCGAGGCTCTCTTGCTTGGATATAG
- the LOC105769761 gene encoding J domain-containing protein spf31 yields the protein MGESNSSVDEDLLLKEFFAEVSEVERDNEVVRILSCFKLNPFEFLKLPFDSSLDDVKKQYRKLSLMVHPDKCKHPQAKEAFGALAKAQQQLLDQQERDYILSQVTAAKEELRAKRKKQLKKDTASKLKSLVDEGKSELEYEQSGEFQQELKLKVKELLTEQEWRRRKMAMRISEEEGRLKKDEEEQKEMWKRKREHEEQWEGTREQRVSSWRDFMKSGKKSKKGELRPPKLKTEDPNKSYVQRPVKRG from the exons ATGGGAGAGAGCAACAGCAGCGTTGATGAGGATTTGCTTCTCAAAGAATTCTTCGCTGAAGTCAGCGAAGTCGAAAGAGACAACGAAGTCGTCAG GATCCTTTCATGCTTCAAGTTAAATCCGTTTGAGTTTTTGAAGCTGCCATTTGATTCATCACTAGATGATGTCAAAAAACAGTATCGTAAG TTATCATTAATGGTCCACCCTGATAAATGCAAGCATCCACAAGCAAAAGAGGCTTTTGGAG CACTAGCAAAAGCCCAACAACAATTGCTTGATCAACAAGAAAGGGATTATATTCTTAGCCAAGTTACTGCTGCAAAAG AAGAACTTAGAGCTAAGAGGAAGAAGCAGTTAAAGAAAGACACAGCTTCCAAACTAAAGTCATTAGTTGACGAG GGAAAATCTGAACTAGAATATGAACAATCAGGGGAGTTCCAGCAGGAGTTGAAATTGAAGGTTAAAGAGTTATTGACCGAGCAGGAATGGCGGCGGAGAAAAATGGCAATGAGG ATATCTGAAGAAGAAGGTCGACTAAAGAAGGATGAAGAAGAGCAAAAGGAGATGTGGAAACGGAAGCGTGAACATGAGGAGCAGTGGGAAGGAACAAGGGAACAGCGA GTTTCAAGTTGGAGGGATTTTATGAAGTCAGGGAAAAAG TCGAAGAAAGGAGAACTTCGTCCCCCGAAACTGAAGACAGAGGATCCCAACAAATCGTATGTTCAGAGGCCCGTAAAGCGGGGTTAA
- the LOC105769760 gene encoding protein FAF-like, chloroplastic isoform X2 translates to MMSGPLSKSIGLSSALNITEEATTVTKKQGIVSILGSDTDQRPTKDSSSEEAEEEDYQEKKALEKPAQFDIWTSIISSKPQDDSKSLPPPYIHPLVKRSGSCLSEKSLEICTESLGSETGSDGFSSYPPSETGDVDEDRKEEDQRLRQQKLASYDDEDDQPRILKYNNDVVAKKAPHHGSFPPPIPSLSRKDGASVRMETHRDNGRLVLEAVSVPSKKNFLAQRQDGRLVLTLAMNEVMMIEEAEEVEEFESFGDEEKGTDQMDIIDEEEEGDRGCEMEKANKLSSGAMNVHRLAVMMNKPIWLANRNPTWPETFDEIVKFGEEEEEKVEPSTPPPLQSPSPRPRMARLIPSPPPPPSSSTTTAASFNSYEYYWNRPNQPMSPKAAILAPLALNDNSDSHLILSQNQTAKDQQQLLVLRGNNGDYFVPLLKGCRETRSLLLWDTYCIATS, encoded by the exons ATGATGTCTGGTCCACTTAGCAAGAGCATAGGCTTATCTTCAGCTTTGAACATCACTGAAGAAGCAACTACTGTCACTAAGAAGCAAGGCATAGTATCAATTCTTGGATCGGATACCGATCAGAGACCAACCAAAG ACTCATCCTCAGAGGAAGCAGAAGAAGAGGATTATCAAGAAAAGAAGGCACTCGAAAAGCCTGCCCAGTTCGATATATGGACCTCAATCATTTCAAGCAAACCTCAAGACGACTCCAAATCGCTTCCCCCGCCTTACATTCACCCTCTTGTAAAAAGATCGGGGAGCTGTTTAAGCGAGAAAAGCCTCGAAATATGCACTGAGAGCCTTGGTTCCGAGACTGGCTCCGATGGGTTTTCTTCCTATCCTCCGTCGGAAACCGGTGACGTGGACGAAGATCGTAAAGAGGAAGATCAACGACTCCGACAGCAAAAACTCGCTTCTTACGATGATGAAGATGATCAGCCAAGGATTCTGAAATATAACAATGATGTGGTTGCCAAGAAAGCGCCACACCATGGATCATTTCCTCCACCAATCCCTTCCCTTTCTCGCAAAGATGGAGCATCAGTTCGCATGGAGACTCATCGTGATAATGGCAGGTTGGTTCTTGAAGCTGTTTCAGTGCCTTCGAAGAAAAACTTCCTCGCTCAACGCCAAGATGGTCGCCTAGTCCTCACTCTTGCCATGAATGAAGTGATGATGATCGAAGAAGCAGAGGAAGTGGAAGAGTTTGAAAGCTTTGGAGATGAAGAGAAAGGAACTGATCAAATGGACATCAtcgatgaagaagaagaaggagatcGAGGTTGCGAGATGGAGAAGGCTAATAAACTTTCGAGCGGAGCAATGAATGTCCATAGGTTAGCTGTAATGATGAACAAGCCCATATGGTTAGCAAACAGGAACCCGACATGGCCTGAAACTTTTGATGAAATAGTTAAAtttggagaagaagaagaggagaaaGTTGAGCCAAGCACTCCGCCGCCACTACAGTCACCGTCACCGCGGCCTCGAATGGCTAGGCTGATACCATCACCACCGCCAccaccatcatcatcaacaacaacagCGGCGTCATTCAATTCATATGAGTACTATTGGAATCGACCCAATCAACCCATGTCGCCAAAGGCAGCCATCCTTGCGCCACTAGCACTCAATGACAATAGCGACAGCCATCTTATTCTCTCCCAGAATCAAACAGCTAAGGATCAACAACAATTGCTGGTTTTGAGGGGCAACAATGGTGATTACTTTGTTCCTTTGCTAAAAGGATGCAGAGAAACAAGGTCTCTTCTACTCTGGGATACCTATTGCATTGCCACCTCCTGA
- the LOC105769760 gene encoding protein FAF-like, chloroplastic isoform X1, protein MMSGPLSKSIGLSSALNITEEATTVTKKQGIVSILGSDTDQRPTKGSSLRRTLSADMSSKKWLTQLSNIASSDELPVSIADSSSEEAEEEDYQEKKALEKPAQFDIWTSIISSKPQDDSKSLPPPYIHPLVKRSGSCLSEKSLEICTESLGSETGSDGFSSYPPSETGDVDEDRKEEDQRLRQQKLASYDDEDDQPRILKYNNDVVAKKAPHHGSFPPPIPSLSRKDGASVRMETHRDNGRLVLEAVSVPSKKNFLAQRQDGRLVLTLAMNEVMMIEEAEEVEEFESFGDEEKGTDQMDIIDEEEEGDRGCEMEKANKLSSGAMNVHRLAVMMNKPIWLANRNPTWPETFDEIVKFGEEEEEKVEPSTPPPLQSPSPRPRMARLIPSPPPPPSSSTTTAASFNSYEYYWNRPNQPMSPKAAILAPLALNDNSDSHLILSQNQTAKDQQQLLVLRGNNGDYFVPLLKGCRETRSLLLWDTYCIATS, encoded by the coding sequence ATGATGTCTGGTCCACTTAGCAAGAGCATAGGCTTATCTTCAGCTTTGAACATCACTGAAGAAGCAACTACTGTCACTAAGAAGCAAGGCATAGTATCAATTCTTGGATCGGATACCGATCAGAGACCAACCAAAGGTTCTTCACTTAGAAGAACTTTATCAGCTGATATGTCTTCCAAGAAATGGCTCACTCAACTGAGCAATATTGCATCTTCCGATGAACTCCCTGTTTCCATTGCAGACTCATCCTCAGAGGAAGCAGAAGAAGAGGATTATCAAGAAAAGAAGGCACTCGAAAAGCCTGCCCAGTTCGATATATGGACCTCAATCATTTCAAGCAAACCTCAAGACGACTCCAAATCGCTTCCCCCGCCTTACATTCACCCTCTTGTAAAAAGATCGGGGAGCTGTTTAAGCGAGAAAAGCCTCGAAATATGCACTGAGAGCCTTGGTTCCGAGACTGGCTCCGATGGGTTTTCTTCCTATCCTCCGTCGGAAACCGGTGACGTGGACGAAGATCGTAAAGAGGAAGATCAACGACTCCGACAGCAAAAACTCGCTTCTTACGATGATGAAGATGATCAGCCAAGGATTCTGAAATATAACAATGATGTGGTTGCCAAGAAAGCGCCACACCATGGATCATTTCCTCCACCAATCCCTTCCCTTTCTCGCAAAGATGGAGCATCAGTTCGCATGGAGACTCATCGTGATAATGGCAGGTTGGTTCTTGAAGCTGTTTCAGTGCCTTCGAAGAAAAACTTCCTCGCTCAACGCCAAGATGGTCGCCTAGTCCTCACTCTTGCCATGAATGAAGTGATGATGATCGAAGAAGCAGAGGAAGTGGAAGAGTTTGAAAGCTTTGGAGATGAAGAGAAAGGAACTGATCAAATGGACATCAtcgatgaagaagaagaaggagatcGAGGTTGCGAGATGGAGAAGGCTAATAAACTTTCGAGCGGAGCAATGAATGTCCATAGGTTAGCTGTAATGATGAACAAGCCCATATGGTTAGCAAACAGGAACCCGACATGGCCTGAAACTTTTGATGAAATAGTTAAAtttggagaagaagaagaggagaaaGTTGAGCCAAGCACTCCGCCGCCACTACAGTCACCGTCACCGCGGCCTCGAATGGCTAGGCTGATACCATCACCACCGCCAccaccatcatcatcaacaacaacagCGGCGTCATTCAATTCATATGAGTACTATTGGAATCGACCCAATCAACCCATGTCGCCAAAGGCAGCCATCCTTGCGCCACTAGCACTCAATGACAATAGCGACAGCCATCTTATTCTCTCCCAGAATCAAACAGCTAAGGATCAACAACAATTGCTGGTTTTGAGGGGCAACAATGGTGATTACTTTGTTCCTTTGCTAAAAGGATGCAGAGAAACAAGGTCTCTTCTACTCTGGGATACCTATTGCATTGCCACCTCCTGA